In Pseudoxanthomonas sp. SE1, the genomic stretch AGCAGTTGCTGCAGCTGGGAATTCCACCTGTGGCGCCTGGAGACACCACGCGCCGGACCGCTCGACTACGACAGCATGGACCTGATGGTGCAGGTGGATGCCGGTGGCGACGACGACGGCAACGTCACCAGCGTGCAATGCACGTTCACCCGGCAACGCGGCGATAATCGCGTGGTCGTCGCACCGCCGTCGCCCGCGCTGGAAGCGATCTGCCGGCACTACGGCGAGCCGTACGACCTGACACCCCCGGATACAACGCCAGGCGCGCCGCGAGCGCCGGCAGGAGCATAGAGATGGACGAGCTGCTGATCGTCACCACCGGTGGCACGATCGACAAGATCTACTTCGACGACAAGTCCGACTACCAGATCGGCGACCCGCAGATCGGCATGATCCTGCGCGAGCTGGGCGTGACGTTCCGCTTCACCGTCATCCCGATCCTGCGCAAGGATTCGCTGCACATCACCGACGAGGACCGCGAGCTGATCCGCGCGACCATCGCCGCGCAGCCGACGAAGCATGTGCTGGTCACGCACGGCACCGACAGCATGGTGCAGACGGGCCATGTGCTGGCCTCCATCCCGGACAAGACCATCGTGATGACCGGCGCCCTCAGCCCGGCCCGCTTCCGCGGCTCGGACGCGGAGTTCAACATCGGCTGCGCGATCGGCGCGGTGCAGTCGCTGCCGGCAGGCGTGTACATCGCCATGAACGGGCGGATCTGGGATCCGGCGAAGGTGCGGAAGAACGTGGCAGCGAATCGGTTCGAGGCGGTTTGACGCCGGCGCGTTCCCATACCGGCACAAGAACAAGGCCCGCTCATGCGGGCCTTGTTCTTTGTGAAGCGAGACAATGATTTCGGCTACTGCCGTCGGCCATCGCCTGCTGTTCATCCCTCAAGAAGAGACTTGGCTTGGAACGCCACCCAGTCGGAGCGCGAAACCACTTCGCCTCCAGAAACCCGCACTGCTCGGAACAGATATTGTTTGTTGGCTGGAAGGCAGTGCGTCGCGGTAATGGCAGTGAGGGGAATCGAGATGACCGACTCCCCATGAGGCACCAAAGACACTCTCTTCCCAGAAGCCACATAGTCGATGTAGTTGCAGAACGGAACGATGGTCCCGTTCGGATGCGCCACTTCCACCTTGATCACCGAATCATTGATCAACCCCAGCAATCGATCATCCACGATCAACACATCGTCAGACCTATTCTTGACCGTAATGTTGAGATTTTTCCCGGCCTCAAGCTCAACCTCGACATCAGCGCCATACGGCGTGCACGAAAGCAGTGCCACGACCGACAGCAGCAAAAAAAGTGGCCGGAAAAATCTAGGCAAGTAAAGCCTCGACATGGATTCTTGCTTGATCATAGAAAAATACCATTGCTTTGGCTTTACCCCCGAAACAGGGGTCAGAGTACCTTTTCCAGATCGCCGTACTTCCCCGGGGAAAATCGACTCTGACCCCTAATTCTGAACGGGTGGATCCGGGATCCGGCAAAGGTTCTCTAACCCTGCTTCGGAACTGGCCTATGGCGGTGAAATGACAAATGCGCAGAGGCTTGCCGACAGCGGGACGGCCTTCGCACCCATGGCCTCATACAGCGAGATAGCCCTGTGGTTACTCGAACGCACATTGTTGATCACAAGCTCGCGGCACCCCTTGTCACGCGCCTTCTGCCGCAGCTGCTCAATCACCGTACTTCCATAGCCACGTGAGCGCTGCCGTGAATCAATCTCGATCTTCTCCAGCACAAAGCTCTCTCCGGGCTCGAACCAGCCATGAGCACGACCTACCCGGCGACCATCGAGCCACGGCTCAATGACATAGTGCCGCCGCTGCTCGCTCTCTTCGAAGCGCCAGTCTGTTTTCATTTGGAGATCGTTTGCTTTCAATGGTTCTCTACTTGTCTGCTATGGCCGAACACCTGAGTCAAGCCGGGCCGCCTCGCGGCCAGGGCAAGGGGGAAACAGGGGTCCGGAAACGGCGGCCAGAATACCCTCTCCAAGCGGTTCCGCGCGACCAAGGCCATAGGTTGGGGTGAGCGCAGTGTTCTGTCGCGAATGTCACCACACGCATAACGGGCGTCGCTTCCTAACCCCCACGCTTCGCCTTGTGGTACGCCACCAGCGCATTCGCATGCCCGTGGCCCATCTTGTGTTCCGCCTTCAGCAGGGCCACCTGCTCCATGTGCTTCCGGTCGCTGACGGCATCCAGCACCTTGAACCAGTGCTCCACCGGCTTGCCGTACTGCTTCTCTATCGAGGGGAAGTAGGAAGCCGGGCCTTTCACCTTCTCGTTCGTCGTCATGCATCGCTCCTCAATGGAATGAGGCAGTGGCCGCCACGCTGGCGGCCATGACCTGCCCCTGTTTGTCCGACGAAGGAGCGGATCCCGGATCGACATGCCGGCTCCGCTGCTCGCGGCCCTTCCTTGGGAACAGCAACGGCTCGGCGTCGCAGAGCCGTCGTTGTCTGGCGCGGTTACTCGGCGGCTTGGTCCGCTTGCCGTGCCGCACTATCGATCGTGTCGGCGACCACCTTGGGCTGCGTCATGAAGACGGCGTGGCTGGCGGACACCTTGGTGATGCGCGCGTTGATGCGCTCGGCCATGTGGATCAGCATGGCCTGGTCGAAGGCCTTGTCTTCGGTGGCGATCACGGCCCAGCTGGGTTTGCTGCGCCACGCCGCGTTTGTCAGCACGGTGCCGAACGCGGACATGTTGATGGGCACCTGCGAATCGCGCAGGAAGGCCGCATCGACATCGGTGGTGTCGTGGGCGAAGCCCGCCTTGAACTTATCCGCACGGATGAAGCCGAACCCGTCGCTGGAGGTGTCGATCACGAACTCCGGTGTGGGCGCGAAGCCCGTGTACTGCTGGGCCGTGGTTTCGCCGGCGTCCGGCGCCAGCGCGGACACGTAGACCAGGCCGGCCACCTTGTCGTGCACGCCGGCTTCGGTGATGACCGTGCCACCCCATGAATGGCCGACCAGGATGGCAGGCCCGTCCTGGCGGTCCAGCACGCGGCGGGTGGCCTGCACGTCGTCGGCGAGCGAGGTCAGCGGGTTCTGCACGATCGAGACGCGGTAACCGCGCGCGGTCAGGTCGTCGTAGACCGGGCGCCAGCCGGCACCGTCAGCGAAGGCGCCGTGCACCAGGACGACGTTCTTGATCGGATCGTGGTGACCAGACGCAGCATCGCGCGCCTGCGCAGCGGGAGACAGGGTGGCCGCCAGGGCGGCGGCGAGCAAGGCAGGGATCAGCTTGAACATGGTCGTATCCTCGGGGGGTGGTGGGTTCGGCGGGTTTGCCGGCAGGACTACTTTGCAATCCACCAGAGGACGATACGTTGCCTATAGTCCTTTAAACTTGATAAATCGTACCGGTCCGCCTCTCCTGCCGAATCACCCCTCACCAAATGCTCGGGACCCTCGGGGAGGCGCGCAACACAATTGAAAAACCCCGGGGATGGCCGGGGTCATTCGTTTACGTTGCAGCGCGTTCCTGGCCCGCCAGACTGCAGCCCGCTCAGCGCGCTACCCGGA encodes the following:
- a CDS encoding DUF4287 domain-containing protein; the encoded protein is MTTNEKVKGPASYFPSIEKQYGKPVEHWFKVLDAVSDRKHMEQVALLKAEHKMGHGHANALVAYHKAKRGG
- a CDS encoding asparaginase domain-containing protein codes for the protein MDELLIVTTGGTIDKIYFDDKSDYQIGDPQIGMILRELGVTFRFTVIPILRKDSLHITDEDRELIRATIAAQPTKHVLVTHGTDSMVQTGHVLASIPDKTIVMTGALSPARFRGSDAEFNIGCAIGAVQSLPAGVYIAMNGRIWDPAKVRKNVAANRFEAV
- a CDS encoding alpha/beta hydrolase, with the translated sequence MFKLIPALLAAALAATLSPAAQARDAASGHHDPIKNVVLVHGAFADGAGWRPVYDDLTARGYRVSIVQNPLTSLADDVQATRRVLDRQDGPAILVGHSWGGTVITEAGVHDKVAGLVYVSALAPDAGETTAQQYTGFAPTPEFVIDTSSDGFGFIRADKFKAGFAHDTTDVDAAFLRDSQVPINMSAFGTVLTNAAWRSKPSWAVIATEDKAFDQAMLIHMAERINARITKVSASHAVFMTQPKVVADTIDSAARQADQAAE
- a CDS encoding GNAT family N-acetyltransferase, whose protein sequence is MKTDWRFEESEQRRHYVIEPWLDGRRVGRAHGWFEPGESFVLEKIEIDSRQRSRGYGSTVIEQLRQKARDKGCRELVINNVRSSNHRAISLYEAMGAKAVPLSASLCAFVISPP